The following are encoded in a window of Conger conger chromosome 19, fConCon1.1, whole genome shotgun sequence genomic DNA:
- the LOC133119142 gene encoding ubiquitin-conjugating enzyme E2 H-like: MSSPSPGKRRMDTDVVKLIESKHEVTILSGLNEFVVKFYGPQETPYEGGVWKVRVDLPDKYPFKSPSIGFMNKIFHPNIDEASGTVCLDVINQTWTALYDLTNIFESFLPQLLAYPNPIDPLNGDAAAMYLHRPEEYKQKIKEYIQKYATEEALKEQEEGAGDSSSESSMSDFSEDEAQDMEL, from the exons ATGTCGTCTCCGAGTCCGGGTAAAAGGCGAATGGATACCGACGTGGTGAAACT AATCGAGAGCAAACACGAAGTCACAATCCTGAGTGGACTCAACGAATTTGTAGTAAAGTTTTACGGACCACAAGAAA CTCCGTACGAAGGGGGCGTTTGGAAGGTGCGGGTAGACCTACCGGACAAATACCCTTTCAAATCTCCGTCTATAG GATTCATGAATAAAATTTTTCATCCCAACATTGACGAAGC GTCAGGAACGGTGTGCCTCGATGTGATCAACCAGACGTGGACGGCGTTGTACG ATCTTACCAATATTTTCGAGTCGTTCCTGCCCCAGCTGCTGGCGTACCCGAACCCCATCGACCCCCTGAACGGAGACGCGGCGGCCATGTACCTCCACCGGCCCGAGGAGTACAAGCAGAAGATTAAAG AGTACATCCAGAAATATGCAACAGAGGAGGCGctgaaggagcaggaggagggcgCGGGAGACTCCTCCTCCGAGAGCTCCATGTCGGATTTTTCGGAAGACGAGGCTCAGGATATGGAGTTGTAG